The following proteins are co-located in the Gallaecimonas pentaromativorans genome:
- a CDS encoding PepSY-associated TM helix domain-containing protein, translating into MRLSKRQQWLLKNIRLIHIYSSMAVLLALLFFSLTGITLNHGDWGSDAGKHYRELEQRLPEGQFPTALPAGSDQRRALAARLRQWLEQAYGMPGGELTQTFDESEQRIELDIKRPGGYALADINLAEQQFYLVDDFAGYLSLANDLHKGRHAGGSWRWLIDVVAVICVLFALSGFYLLWRQLSRRNAGLLTTLFGGLLMVLAFLLSSHT; encoded by the coding sequence ATGCGCCTTTCCAAACGTCAGCAATGGCTGCTTAAAAACATCCGCCTTATCCATATCTACAGCTCCATGGCGGTGCTGCTGGCGCTGCTGTTCTTTTCCCTGACCGGGATCACCCTCAATCACGGCGACTGGGGCAGCGATGCCGGCAAGCATTACCGGGAGCTGGAACAGCGCCTGCCAGAAGGGCAATTCCCCACGGCGCTACCGGCCGGTAGCGACCAGCGCCGGGCCTTGGCGGCCCGGCTGCGCCAGTGGTTGGAACAGGCTTACGGCATGCCGGGGGGCGAACTCACCCAAACCTTTGACGAGTCAGAGCAGCGTATCGAGCTGGATATCAAGCGCCCCGGCGGTTATGCCCTGGCCGACATCAACCTGGCCGAGCAGCAGTTTTACCTGGTGGACGATTTCGCCGGTTACCTGAGCCTGGCCAACGATCTGCATAAAGGCCGCCACGCCGGTGGCAGCTGGCGCTGGCTGATTGATGTGGTGGCGGTTATCTGCGTGCTGTTCGCGCTGAGCGGCTTTTACCTGTTGTGGCGGCAATTGTCGCGCCGTAACGCCGGGCTGCTGACCACCCTGTTCGGGGGCCTGCTGATGGTGCTGGCCTTTTTATTGTCTTCCCATACGTAG
- a CDS encoding DUF2271 domain-containing protein, with the protein MVKGLLLPVLLCSSLPLAATPSLDISLGVPSIDTHEYQRPYVAAWIEDANGKPVRTLALWRGEDDWLKDLRAFWRKVGRRDSQLVDALSSATRLPGNYQLRWDGKDDSGQLLPDGDYSIFFEAAREHGGRSILSEKLHFAGQAFTKTLAAKPELGPVTLSYPARSN; encoded by the coding sequence ATGGTCAAGGGCCTGTTATTGCCCGTGCTGCTGTGCAGCAGTTTGCCGCTGGCCGCCACGCCAAGCCTGGATATCAGCCTCGGCGTGCCCAGCATCGACACCCACGAATACCAACGCCCCTATGTGGCCGCCTGGATTGAGGATGCCAACGGCAAGCCGGTGCGCACCCTGGCGCTGTGGCGCGGCGAAGACGACTGGCTCAAGGATCTGCGCGCCTTTTGGCGCAAGGTCGGCCGCCGCGACAGCCAACTGGTGGACGCACTCAGCAGCGCCACCCGCCTGCCCGGCAACTACCAGCTGAGATGGGACGGTAAAGACGACAGCGGCCAACTGCTGCCCGACGGCGACTACAGCATCTTTTTTGAGGCAGCCCGCGAGCACGGCGGGCGCAGCATCCTCAGCGAGAAGCTGCATTTTGCCGGCCAGGCATTCACCAAAACCCTGGCCGCCAAGCCCGAGCTTGGCCCGGTCACCCTCTCTTATCCTGCAAGGAGCAACTAA
- the trpS gene encoding tryptophan--tRNA ligase, with protein sequence MSKPIVLSGAQPSGQLTLGNYLGALRQWDQMQSDYDCLYCIVDLHAITVRQDPKKLYEATLDSLALYLACGIDPKRSSVFVQSHVPEHAQLAWVLNCYTQFGELSRMTQFKDKSARFADNINAGLFTYPALMAADILLYQANQIPVGQDQKQHLELSRDVAFRFNNLYGDVFTVPEPFIPKVAARVMSLQDPTKKMSKSDDNQGNFIGLLEDPKVITKKIKRAVTDSDEPPLVRFDAENKAGVSNLLGILSAISGKSIETLEGEFEGRMYGHLKGDVADAVVNFLEPLQARYKELREDRTTLDAIMRAGAQEASARAAQTLKKVYEAVGFVPRP encoded by the coding sequence ATGTCCAAACCCATTGTCTTGAGCGGCGCGCAACCCTCCGGCCAGCTTACCCTTGGCAACTATCTGGGCGCGTTGCGGCAGTGGGACCAGATGCAATCTGACTACGACTGTCTTTATTGCATCGTCGACCTGCACGCCATTACCGTGCGCCAGGACCCGAAAAAACTGTACGAGGCCACCCTCGACAGCCTGGCCCTGTACCTGGCCTGCGGCATCGACCCCAAGCGCTCCAGCGTCTTTGTGCAATCCCACGTGCCCGAGCACGCCCAGTTGGCCTGGGTGCTCAACTGCTACACCCAGTTTGGCGAGCTGTCGCGCATGACCCAGTTTAAGGACAAGTCCGCCCGCTTTGCCGACAACATCAACGCCGGCCTCTTTACCTACCCGGCGCTGATGGCGGCCGACATCCTTTTGTATCAGGCCAACCAAATCCCGGTCGGCCAGGACCAAAAGCAGCACCTGGAGCTGTCTCGCGATGTGGCCTTCCGCTTCAACAACCTCTACGGCGATGTGTTCACTGTTCCCGAACCCTTTATTCCCAAGGTGGCGGCGCGGGTGATGAGCCTGCAAGACCCCACCAAGAAGATGTCCAAGTCTGACGACAACCAGGGCAACTTCATCGGTCTCTTGGAAGATCCCAAGGTCATTACCAAGAAGATCAAACGCGCCGTTACCGACTCCGACGAGCCGCCATTGGTCCGTTTTGATGCCGAGAACAAAGCCGGTGTCTCCAACCTGCTGGGCATTCTCTCTGCCATCAGCGGCAAGAGCATCGAAACCCTCGAAGGCGAGTTTGAAGGGCGCATGTACGGCCACCTTAAAGGCGATGTAGCCGACGCCGTGGTGAACTTCCTTGAACCTTTGCAAGCCCGTTACAAGGAGCTGCGCGAAGACCGCACCACCCTTGACGCCATCATGCGCGCCGGGGCCCAAGAAGCCAGCGCCCGCGCTGCCCAGACCCTTAAAAAGGTCTACGAGGCCGTGGGTTTTGTGCCCCGCCCCTAA